GAATGTATTGGGGGGTGTGGTTTGCTATGTATTAAAGGAACTGTGGTGTCCTTTGATATAAACTGTGAACTCTCACAAAAATTGTGACAACTTTGCTTTGCTTTAATCCCACTACTCTATTAGTGTTTGTATATTTCAAGTTTGGTTAGGCATAACTTGATTCATTAGTCGAGCTGAGCTCAAGTTTAATATCAACCTCAAAACTAAAGCTTTTGAGATCAAGATctaatacaaatatattatcAAGTCCATATTAAGCATATAACAAACCTATTTGATTTGGATGAGTGGTCTCAACCAATGTTATGGATACCATTTCGGAACCCGTTTCGGTTTGTCCAATGGAACAGAATATTTCAGTACCGGCCTATTTCAGTGTACTGTTTCAAGGCGTTTTggaattcctaaaaaaattaaaaataatatatatatatatatatattcttgtacaacataaaattatcaattcatataaataaatatcaaataatacaaagtATTTAGtcattacataaaaatatttataacaaatcatTATTCATAACAAGGTCTATAAGACTTAAAAGAGTATTACCCCTCCtcctcatcatatatatatatatatatatatatatatataaattattcgCTCTTTAGTCATTCCACTCTAAAACCGTCCCCACCAACCAAttctcttatatatttctctatcttttctttcttacgtATTCCCTtatcttcctttttctcttaagTCCTATCTCTACTAAATCCCAATATTTCCACATCCCAATTCCCAAATCCCATCCCAGCTGtgtattcaaaattttctttgaagttctcttcttctttttagcttttaggATTTTAGTTCTCTAAATAGTCTagatttctcttttctttctgaCAGCAGTCTGCTACAGGTCTCTATCTCCCTCTCCTCTCCCATTATGGTCAGCTCCAAAGAGTGCCTCTACTTGTGCAAAATTCTCTTCGAAAAATGCTTGAGCCAATCTCTTTTCCAGAAACTTTCAGAGACAAGGATAAAGCTAAAGGAGAGACAGTGGCTTTAAGTTTTAGAGTGTAGACCCAGCTAAAGGAGAAACCGTGTGGCTTTGAGTTTAGACCTAGCAAGAAGACGAAATAGGTAGgtttagaaaaggaaaaggaagccAAAATTCAAACCGGCCAAAATTTGTATTTCAGCGAGGTAGAATAGAAGGTGTTTCCATTCCAGTTTGTAGTTAGGTATGAGAAATTCTAGCCGTTCTAGCCAGAGCTGGAACAAAATCAATAACATTGGTCTCAACTCTCAATTAATCAACGATTTAGTAAGATTTGAGTTTATTATTCAAGTTCATATCAAAATTATTACTGAACTCATCAACCAACCTAAATTTagcttcttcatttttttttttttttttttttttttttttttttttttttttttttatagatccttttttttgcttggacttggcttgtttataaacaaacaaacataaatgtcatttttattGAGTTAAACCAAATTGTTTAGTTCATTTGCAACCCTATATTCAACTAAAATCcttaagtaaaatatatatatatatatatatatatatttctagatTAGTAAAATATTAAGGGCAAATTGACAAATAAGAGACTAAGGATCTTTAGTAAGATCactcatttatatatattctaaattaATTTGTCTcttatatgtgtatgtgtgcattttttttttaactattttataatcaatattcaatattagatttttattattattttaatttaatgaaagATTATAGTAGATccgaaacaatttttttttcatcatatatatatatatatatatatatattatgaattgTGTTTAATGATTGGTAAGAATGGAAAAAGCGGCAATCTACCAACTTATTCAAAGAGTGATTGTAATTGTATTCACTTTTCTTGTTTATACAATTACAAGACAAGACTTTATAAATATTGTCAAAATTAGGTTTTGTAGTAAAAAGAAAGTCTAAATGACTACTTGACTTTGAtattttccctttaaaaaaaaaattgatattgaaaagaaatttattgtaaatttggtacaaaattaatcataaaatattttctgaatTTAAAAGAAAGTCGAATTCCATTTTAAATGATTGGttcaaaatttattaagaaacaaatattttgtctttttctttcgtaTATATTTTCTTTCGTATATATTTTGTCTTTTGCAAAACCGCCCAAAGAAAAGTTGAAGAAATTACTAAAATCCTCCAGGTTTATGCAGGTGCTTCAGGCCAAAGCATTAACATGGATAAGTCATCAGTCTACTTTAGTAGCAATACCCCAGAAACACAAAGGGCTTGGGTCAAGTCGACATTAGGGGTGAAGGAGGTGGAGAAATTTGAATCCTATTTGGGCCTTCCTACTTTGATTGGGAGAGCAAAAACCCAAACTTTTTCCTTTCTGAAGGATAGGgtttggaaaaaattgcaaGGTTGGAAGGGTTTGATGCTCTCTAGAGCGGGAAAGGAAGTACTTATAAAAGCAGTGGCCCAATCAATCCTAACTTACACGATGGGTGTGTTTCAATTGCCCAAGTCTCCGTGTGAGGATCTTGAAGCCATGTGCGcaaagttttggtggggacaagtGGGGAATGAGAGAAAGATTCACTGGAAAAGCTGGAGTTCATTGACTATTTCCAAGAAAAAGGGCGGCATGGGGTTCCGGGACTTGAGATTATTTAATCTTGCAATGTTGGCGAAGTAAGGCTGGAGGTTGATACAAGAGAATGGGTCACTATTGTCTCAATGTTTCAAAGCAAAATACTTCCCAAGATGTCACTTTCTTGATGCAGCTGTACCCCCAAATAATAGCTCGTATGTGTGGAGAAGCATTATGGCAGCAAAGCCAATTTTAGAGAAAGGGTGTTATTAGCGGGTTGGTGATGGCTCTTCCATCAGAATTTTTTCGGATAAGTGGCTCCCTAATCATCCCACGAACAAGGTTCTCAGTCCTCTATATGCAGAAGATGAGGAGAGGACAGTTTCTGAGCTCATAGACCCGAAGATAAGAGAGTGGAGGAGAGAGTTTATTATGGCAAATTTCCATAATGAGGATGCTTATGCTATTTGCCGTAGTCCCTTGAGTCATAGGAGTGTCACGGATTCAATGATTTGGCTCCATAATAAAAAGGGTGTGTACTCTGTCAAATCTGGATATCATGTAGCTAGGCAGATTATGCGAGATGGTGATGTGGCTGAAAGCTCCTCAGGTCCAAGGGGTCAACATGTCTGGGCTAAACTCTGGAATCTTCATGTTCCAACAAAGATCAAGGTTTTTGGGTGGCGAGCATGTCAAGATATACTACCAACCAGAGTGAACCTAGCAAGAAGGAAAATAGTCACAGACAACACTTGTGAATGTTGCAAAAGTGATCCAGAGACCGGGATTCATGTGCTGTGAGAATGCGGGGTGGTTCAGGATGTATGGGCTGGAAGTCAAGTCAGATTACAGAAACACACTAGAGATCAAGGTGACACTCTGCAATTATTTGAGAGCTTGCTTGAACGACTCCCTGTAACTGAGTTTGAATTGTTCTTAGTACAGGCTTGGTTAATTTGGAACCAAAGGAATACAATAGTTTATGGGGGAAAATTAAAGGATCCTAACTGGCTTAACAAAAGAGCAGTGGAGTTTTTGCAGGAGTTTCAACAAGCCCAAGACAAACTGGATATTCCAGCAACGCAACCAAGTGTGACCGTGTGGCAACCTCCCCCCACATCAGTTTTTAAACTGAATTTTGATGCTGCTGTTTTTGCTGAGCTTAAGTGTTCAGGCTTTGGCGCAATTATTCGAAACGGAAAGGGCAAGGTGATGGCAGCTATGTTGATCAAAGGACCTCCCGTTGCGGATAGTGAAGAGGCAGAGGTTCTAGCATGCAGAAAAGCCCTGGAGTTTGCAATAGATGTTAGGTTCACAGACTTGATCATAGAAGGAGATAATGTCAATGTGATGCGTTCAATCTCTTCCCAAGTTCCCTGGCTTTCCTTGCTCGAAGGTATATACGGTGATGTCCTCTGTTTAATTCATGGCCTGCACTAGAAGGCTATCAGCTGTGTCAAACGGGAAGCCAATACAGTGGCCCACTCTCTTGCTAGATTTGCTAGGAATGTCCATGATGAACTATACTGGATGGAGGAGTCCCCCCCACCGGCTTTACATGCTTTGTGCAATGACTTTTTATCTAGTGAATGAATGAATGGTGCTCccggtttcaaaaaaaaaaaaaaaaaaaaaaaacattcaataGATACTATTTTAAATGTTCACAGCGTATTTGGTCTTGaatctctatatatttttattcctaatatatatatatatatatatatatatatatatatatatgagatgggttcaaattacacctTAAGGAGTTACACCTTTTTTGTACCGTAGATTTCTAATAGATCTAACGGTTGAAAAAGTAGCATTAAATGATTAAGGATTTCCACCTTATTTACTTAATTAACAACATATTTTCTCTATCCTCATTTATTACTTTCCATAAACTTCATTGGGTCTTTAATTGTATCTCTTTCTTCCTAAAATTGCTGGATATATATGAATCTAGGCAAAAAAACAAGGactaaaaaagttcaaaattttcttctctcaAAATCCTTGGGTGCTGGTGAGTAAGATCTAAAGATATACTATAATTTGTGATTTTATAAGTACACTTAGTCTACCAGAACTACCCCTAAACAATTCACAAAATGAGCAAGAGCCTTGTGGTTTCCAATTGCAACACATTATACCAAAAACACATGACAAAACTCAAATCTATTAAAGATAGGGTGGATATGagatcacaaaataaaataaagaagtgaacatatatatatatatatgttttattataATGTTGAAAATAAATGATGACCAGAATCTACAAAGAAGTATCCATTTggttaattgaaaaaattggcGGATCGATGTTCATACAGTTATGAAAAGCATGTAATAATCAGATTGGTAATGAATGGGCTTGCTTGATACAGGTTAGGGCTGTCCACAGAAAACTGGTACCCGACCCACCCGCAAAAACCATCCGATCCGGCCTGAGTACCGGCCGACCCGACTCTGGTGATGGTCGGCGGCAGGTCTCCGCCTTCAGAACTCGTAACCAGTGGGTCGGTTGGTGGGTTTTCCGTCCCAAAATCCGAAAAACCCGAACCGACTGGTGAAAATCCATAATCCGGTGAGAAACCCAGATTCCGCGCGAGCAAAACCCAGATTCCGGCGTTATTTGATAATTTCGGCGAGTTTTGAGATGTATTTTGGCTAGATCTTGACTAGATTCGGCGAGATTTCGCTAGATCTAGTTGAGTTCTTGGCTAGATCTGGTGAGATTTCGCCAGATCTAGTCGAGATCTTGGCTATTTTCAGCGAAAACTCAAAGGATTTGGCGgattttcatcattttctagttggattttctttattttccagaTCTCGACTCCGACCAAACCCGACTGCCGCTCGTTGATGTTCCAACCCGTCCGAACCGACTTTTCCGACGGTCGGCAGCGGGTTGAAAGTTTGCCCACCCGATCTAGTCGGGTCAGTttcgggttgggcacaaacccaaccCGGACCGACCCGTAGACAACCCTAATTTCAGGTAGTTAACATCTAACATGATAAATGTGGCCTGTTTTACTGTCACTgtgttgaatttgtttttgtggttAAGAAATATTTGAACCATATATATACTCCTTGATACAAGAGTTATAGGCAAGGGATATTTTCATTACAACACCTTCtaattataaatgaaatatgTATTATGTAtaatgtctacaatattttgcTAATTGAAATAGATTTGGCCTAATTCCATCCTGAgcgggaagaagaagaaagaggttGGTGTGACTCAATGGTacaatgttttttatttattatttattttttttaaggaagaaaGGGGCACAGTTAAACAACACCTAAGGAGGTCtatggaaaataataaatgaagatAGAGAAAATCTGTTATTAATTAAGTAAATAAGGTGGAAATCCTTAATCATTTAATGCTACTTTTTCAACCGTTGGATCTATTAGAAATCTACGGTAcaaaaaaggtgtaactcttaAGAAGGTAcaaaaaaggtgtaactcttaaggagttacaccaggtgtaacttaaacccatctctctctctctctctctctctctctctctctctctctctctctctctatatatatatatatatatattatttttagttcaTGCGTCACCTCCCCCAAAACCAAAATTCTAGTTTTGTCCCAAGTTTCAATGACTCTACCATCAAAGTTTGGAATGGATTTGGATAGCGTCTTTAGGTGTGGTGTATATACTTAGGCCCTTCtagaatagaaaatttatgtataatggcccaatacaattaatttgttagagagtGAGCTTCTAAGGTTAACCTTGATATACTTATATGGTCTTAGAAGCAAGTGAATGGAAAAATATAACATAAGTTACCAGAGAGTAGCAAATTCTTAGATTAAAACTTCCTTGGGTTAGGCCGAGGGACACCAGTTCATATAATATTCAAGTTTCAATTACATGATAGTGCTACACAGGAAGtgtttctttttagttttttgtccCTCATTTTAAAGGggtttcctttctttatatagTCAACTGAATTgcatcctagccctccacttcTATAGTCATTGACCTTCCTTTGGATGCTTGTCCCTTCAGTGTTTTGCTAGAGATGGAAAAATGTGTTACAAGCTATGAGGACACTGTTCAAGGGTCATTCCTCCATTAATGCAACAAGTTGAGTTGGTGCATTGCATTGAAAGCGGAGGTGATGGCTgctttatctatatattttccTTATTCTTTTCTTGCACATCTCTACTATCTTCTTCGTTATTTTGTCTTCTAGTGCAAGTGGCCTGCTCGAAGTAATCTGAGGAACGCTCGCTCTTCGGGCTCCTCAGGGAGTTGGCCTCTTCATCTCTCCTCCTCAAATTCTTATCCTTGTGTTAAGTCAAGACTGATGTGTGGGTGGGCCCCTCCACCTCCTCGGACTAGGCCCATGGGTTCTATTCCTTACTTGGACCTTACCCTCCCACAGCGTCAATGCAGCCGAGCCAACTGCAAGTTTTTTTCAGCTCAAGGCTAGCATCCAAAGATAAGGTTGAAGGAGTTTTGTATACCTTCGTCCATGTCCAATGCCTTTGCCAACATCCTTCTGCCTAAATTTGGATAGTTAGGTGTCAAAGCTCCTCCTAGAGACTATACAACAATAAttggagatggaatttcaacTAGATCATAATTAATTGTTACTTTCCATGTAAAGAGTAATTTTTGTCAAGGAAGAAGATGATTACTTAAACCATAAAAGGAGTGGATGACCATATATTTACAaatttctcaataaaaaattaaaaaaaaaagaaaaaaaaaagacccaacTTATGGGAAAAGTTATCACCACTTACCATGCCTTTGATCACAGAAAACCTTAGA
The DNA window shown above is from Quercus lobata isolate SW786 chromosome 7, ValleyOak3.0 Primary Assembly, whole genome shotgun sequence and carries:
- the LOC115951750 gene encoding uncharacterized protein LOC115951750; amino-acid sequence: MGVFQLPKSPCEDLEAMCAKFWWGQVGNERKIHWKSWSSLTISKKKGGMGFRDLRLFNLAMLAKIFSDKWLPNHPTNKVLSPLYAEDEERTVSELIDPKIREWRREFIMANFHNEDAYAICRSPLSHRSVTDSMIWLHNKKGVYSVKSGYHVARQIMRDGDVAESSSGPRGQHVWAKLWNLHVPTKIKDVWAGSQVRLQKHTRDQGDTLQLFESLLERLPVTEFELFLVQAWLIWNQRNTIVYGGKLKDPNWLNKRAVEFLQEFQQAQDKLDIPATQPSVTVWQPPPTSVFKLNFDAAVFAELKCSGFGAIIRNGKGKVMAAMLIKGPPVADSEEAEVLACRKALEFAIDVRFTDLIIEGDNVNVMRSISSQVPWLSLLEGIYGDVLCLIHGLH